CCAAGGTATCCGCATAGTCATTGAGGATATCGACGGTTTTCTCCTCTTCACCGAGCGCATCACCGATCAGCCGGAAGTCTTCCTTCCATGGATATCCTGGGCGGATAGCCAACACGGTCGGCGCGATATCGGAAAGCTGCCCGTACAGATCGTCCACGCGCAGTTGGCTGCCCACAATGAGATCGGGCTTGAGCTCCGCGATTTTTTCGACATTTACCTCCTGAATGGTGCCCACCGAAGGTACGTCTTTCACCTTGTCAGCCAGATAATCCGGCACTGGATTCGCACCCTTAGAGGTAACCATGCCTACCGGCTTAATCCCCAAGGACAGCACAGAGTCGAGCTCACCCATGTCCAGCACCACGACGCGCTCTGGCTTCTCTTTAATCTCAGTTTCACCATTGGCGTGCTTGATGGTGCGGGGGAATTGGCCCGGCTCAGCATCAGTTCCCAACTTGGCGGTTTCTTCATCAGCGGTACCAAAGCGCTCACCGCTATGGGAGACGCTTTCATTGCCCGGACCGCCCTTGGAATCGTCATTTTCGGCAGCACTGCAAGCAGACAGTGACAAGGCAATGGCGACGGCGGCAGCCATGCTTGATAGCAGGCGTTTTTTGTTAAACATTATTTCTGACATAATGGTTAGCCTAAGCTAACTTACTTATTTATTGAAAATAATATGACGCATACCAAATCAACGCTCCCCCCAATGGGTGTACCGAATACTCGTCGCCGCAGGTGGCGGGTCGGCGCCTTCCTTGCACTTGCACTTTTGCTAATGGTGCTTCTGATTGTGCTCAGCCTGTTCATCGGCGCGCAGTCTTTTACCCCCTCTGAAATAGTCGCAGGCCTCCGCGGCGGCCCCGGCAGCAGCACGGCTGGAGACATCCTGTATGAGCGACGAATCCCACGCACCGTCGCCGCCATCCTCGCGGGTACTGGGCTCGCGGTCGCCGGTTGCATTCTCCAGATCATCACCCGAAMCCCGCTGGCAGATACCGGAGTATTCGGCATGAACGCCGGCGCCGCCTTCGCGGCCGCGCTCGCTCTTAGCGTATTCGGGCTATCTTCMCCCCTAGCTTTTACCGCCGCTGCCTTGATCGGTGCGGGTGGCACCATGCTATTAGTTGCGCGCCTTGGCCGAGACATCTCTGGCGCCATAGATCCGCTCCGTATCGTGCTTGCCGGCGTGGCGTTAAGCGCTGTGTTCGAAGGCCTTTCTGAGGGCATGTCACTCCTAGATCCGCAAGCCTTTGCCCGAATCAAGGCATGGATGGTGGGCAGCATGGATATTGCTTCTACCACCCCGCTTTATCTCATGGGGTGCGGATTGGCCGTCGCCGCAGTGATGTTGGTTTTCCTAGCGCCCCGCCTGACCGTCCTGCCGCTGGGTGAACACGCTGCAGAAGCACTTGGCATCAACGTAGCCCAAACCCGCGCACTGGCCCTCTTTGTTGTATCTTTGCTCGCCGCAACGACCACTGCCGCAGTCGGCGTCTTAGCATTTGTCGGCATGCTTGTCCCCCATTTGGTTCGCCAAGTAGGCATCACCAATGAGCGCGATCAGATTTGGATTAGTGGGTTAATCGGTCCAAATCTGCTTCTCTTCGCCGACATCATTGGGCGGCTTATCTTGCCCGGCGAGTTACCCGCCGGAGTAACCGTCGCAATAATCGGTGCTCCTTTCCTCATTTTCCTTGCACAACGCAAGCAGGTGGTTCTATGAGGACCACAGACCTAAATGCCACGCGAGCCGCTACCACCTCGGTACGCACCATCGCTGCGCGATACCGCCGCCGCGAAACAATTGTGCTTTTTGTGGGCGTCGCCGCAGTCCTTCTCGCTGCCGTCGTAGCGCTGACGTACCCTGGCGCAGGACTAGATCGCGTGTCGGCTTGGCAGGCGCTTATTCACCCCGACTCCGGCTTCGGCACCACCGTAATCTACGAATGGCGCTTGCCCAGAGTCACCGCTGCCATCGTGGTAGGGGCTGGCCTCGCTATTGCCGGCACGCTTTTTCAGACCGTAACCCGCAACCCGCTGGGCTCGCCCGACATCATTGGTTTTAACACCGGTGCCTATACCGGGGTGATCGTGGTGAGCTACTTAGGGTTCAGCAGTTTTATTAACGTCGCATTAGGAGCGGTGGTTGGGGGCGGGATCACCGCACTGATCATCGTCGTCCTAGCCCTACACAGGCAGGTAAGCGGCATGCGACTCATCCTGGTCGGTATCGGAGTCTCCCTTACGCTCTCCGCGGTCAACCGTTACCTCATCTTGAGCGCAGATTTGGACACGGCTATGGCTGCGGCCACGTGGGCTGCTGGTTCGCTCAACGGCATTGAATGGATTTTCGTCGGCCCAGCGGCCATCGTGCTGGCACTAATCATCGTGCTAACTTTCACGTTGAGGTCGCGTTGCGAGGCCCTAGAGCTTGCCGATGACACCGCCTACTCCCTCAGCCTAAATGTAACCCGCACCCGCCTTGTTCTAGTGTTCCTCTCTGCCCTTTTAACAGCACTGTGCACCGCGCTGGCCGGTCCGATTTCTTTCGTAGCCTTAGCGGCACCACACCTGACAAGGTTCCTTACCGGTGGCCAACGAGTCAGCCTCCCTGCTGGTGCACTTATCGGCGCCACCTTGCTATTGGTCTGCGACATCATAGGGCAACAGCTTTTCCACCCCACCATGCTTCCGGTTGGCGTCGTAACCGTCACCTTGGGCGGCACATACCTGATCATCCTCATGCTCTTCGCGCACCGCACCTACCGCAGGTAATTTTGAAAGGACTTTCCCCAAAATGGCTTTCCCAGATTCAGACAGCGATGGAGACATCGCGGTAGCAGTACAGGGCGCTACCGTCACTTACGGTGACTTCACCGCCGTAAACAACGTAAGCGTGGATTTCCCGCGCGGAAAATTTACGTGCATTATTGGCCCCAATGGCTGTGGCAAATCCACGCTTCTGCGCGCTATGGCGCGAGTATTGCCCACAGAGGCAGGCACTATTTCCTTAGAAAACAAAGCGATTGATTCTTTCGGCCGCAAAGAATTATCGCGGCGCATCGCGCTCATGGCCCAAGATGCAATAGCCCCTGAACATCTCACCGTAACGGAACTGGTAGCACGTGGCCGGTTCGCACACCTGGGAGCGTTGGGGCAACGCAGCAGCCAAGACTTCGACAAGGTATCCCAAGCAATATCGACGGTGGAACTGGATTCGCTGGCTGACCGGCGAATGAATGAATTATCCGGCGGTCAACGCCAACGCGCTTGGTTGGCCATGGCGCTAGCCCAAGACACCCCAGTGCTCCTACTGGATGAGCCCACAACCTTTTTGGATTTGGGCTATCAGCATGACTTGCTCACTCTGGTGAGAAACCTCAGCGAAAACGAGGACAAAACAGTCATCGCCGTAGTACACGACCTCCAGCAAGCGATACGTTTCGCCGACCATCTAGTAGCGATGCAAAGCGGGCAGTTAGTCGCCCACGGAAATCCCGTGGACATAATCACCTCAGAACTAATTGAGCACCTATATGGCCTACCCGTAGAGGTTACCAAGGCTGGGCAGCAAGGACGGACAGTAATCATTCCAGACTGAAGTTTGAAGTGTCCCAGGTTTTTCCTCTGAGTAGACGGGAAATCTGAACTAGGGCCTGACCCCCGGAAAGTAGACACATCGGGGGTCAGGCCCAGCGGATTCATAAGGCCTTGGACTACGCCACCCCACAAAAAGTGGAAACCGAATACTATCTCACTCAGCCCATCAACACAGGGTCGTAAACGGAGCGGAACTCAACCCAGGACGCTTCAAAATTTGGGAATCACCTACCCGTGGCCATTTCCTCTTTATCTTTATCCGGCCATACGGTCACTACTTTGTACGTGTTGTAGACCATTGCTACGAATACAACAATATTTCCAAAGATGAGCCACTGCGGTGCATCGTTCGGCAGAACTATCTGTAGAACAGCACTCACGAAACACAGCATTGCAATGTTCGTACCCAACGAGATGATCAGCATTCTACGTCCAAGGCTCATTTTTATCCCTTACTTTTTCGTGTTTCTTATATTTATCCGCACTGGTCAGCGGCTGTTATGATAGAGCCAGATGCGTTTGCCATGGTAACCGCAGCCATCGTAGGCCCAATAGGGCCTGTGAGCGGCGCGGACGCGACTTCGACTGCGGATCCCACAGTTGCTGCGCCCCTAGAAGGACAGCCCCCGCACACCCAGCAGCAGACCGAGTCTGAATGAGAGTTGCGTCGACCAACTCTGGATCAACATTCGTTGAATACTTTGCAGCGATCTGGTTGCCCTCTACCGAGTATTCGATGTTTACTTTCTCTCCAGTGATGAGAGTCTTTGAAGTGGGCAGAGCTTCTTCTTTGCCATTCGGGCTTTCTACAACTACTGCGTCTGCTTCTTTATGAACATTGCCGTTTACTACTTCAGCGGAGTATCCACTCTCATTAGCGTCATTGATTACGAGAAGTGCCTGTTGCTCCTCCTGGGCCTTAGCAATCCTTTCCTTAAGGACATCATTTCCCGTCCCTGTGTTGGTTGACTGCTGAACCTCGTTCTGAGAATTTTCTGCGGATGTAGCGACTGGCACTGGTACGAGTACAGAAGCTAGTGCGATAGAAGCAGCAAGCTTAGTTCCAAACTTCAAGGAAAACCTCTTTTTGAATTCTGGAATACGAATGAACTCAGGTGGATGATAAGGTCTGCGCTCGTCCTGCGCAAGACATAACTGGAATATCCCCTTTTGACCTTTAAGCCCCAAGACACACTTTTTGTCGCATATGCCACGAAGCCCCACAAGCTTCAGCTTGTGGGGCTTTATGTTGTGCCAGGTAGAAGATTCGAACTTCTGAAGGCAATGCCGGCGGATTTACAGTCCGCTCCCTTTGGCCGCTCGGGCAACCTGGCATGCACTCTGCGGTGCGTGTATGTACTTTACTATGAATCACCCACCTACCTCCAAATCGCCAGCGCAGCGGGGAGAAATGGAATGTTAGGAGGGGCCACCAGCAAGCAGCTAGCCCACTCGGCGAACGGTGTAATCCGCGAGCTGGCGCAGCGCTTGGCTAGCGGAATTTTCCGGCAGTACGGAAAGCTGTTCTTCTACCGTGCGTAGGTAGGCATTAATGTCCTCTAGCGCCCTCTGCCGGCCGCCAGACTGGCGCAGGAGGGCGATGGCACGCTCGACCTCAGCATCGGTTTCTAGGGGTCCTGTCAGCAGCTCACGCAGCTGGTCGCCCACTTCCCCGTCCTCTTCCAGGGCGTAGAGGACGGGGAGGGTAAACACGCCCTCTCGCAGGTCGGTGCCCGGGGTCTTTCCGGAGTCTTTCGGATCGGAGAAGATATCGATGACATCGTCCACGATCTGGAAGATCATGCCGATGGCACCGCCAATGCGGTACAGCGCCGCAGCGTGGTCGGCCGAGGCGCCGGAGTGGTACGCGCCGAGGTAACCGGCAGAGGCGATAAGCACCGCGGTCTTTTCCTGAATAACGGCCATGTAGTGGTCCACGGGGTTGGCTTCACCGGCACCGATGGTCTCGCGCATCTGGCCGGTCACCAGCTCTTCAAAGGTATCCGCGAAGTGGCCCACGGTATGGGTATCTAGTTGGCTCATCAGGCGGGAGGCGTGCGCGAGGAGGGCATCACCGGCAAGGATGGCCACGGAGTTATTCCACCGGGAGTTGGCGGATTCCACGCCGCGGCGGCGGTCCGCCTCATCCATCACATCATCGTGGTACAGGGTGGCAACGTGCACCATCTCCACAACGGTGGCGGATTTAATAACCTCTTCACAGCCCGGTTTGGCGCCGTACTCAGAGGCAAGCAGGGCCATCATCGGGCGAAAGCGCTTGCCGCCCGCCTTGGACAGATGGCTTACCTTGTCCTTCAAGAAGTCCTGGCCGCGGTCAGTTTCACTGCGCAGCTTTTCTTCTACTGCTTCCATGCCCGCGCCAATGCGTTCATTAAGCTGTGGATCACCAAGATCCACGTGAGTGGCATGCGAGTGGCCGTGAGTCATTAAATAGCGTTCCTTGCAATTAAAAGCCAGAGATAATCGTTTATCTACCGTAGTCCAAACCAGCCCCCTTAACACACTTGAGGGGTTGAACTAGTGCAATGATAGTCCCTATGTCGGAACAGATCGATTCCCCCCGCCCTGTCGAAGTCGCCATCATCGGCGCAGGACCCGCCGGAGCCGCTGCGGCCATCCACGCCGCCCGCGCTGGCTATGAGACTATCCTCATTGATTCAGCCACATTCCCCCGCGATAAAACCTGCGGCGATGGCCTCACCCCACGGGCAATGCACCAGCTAGACAAGCTTGGCATCACCATTAACGCCGTCTACCGCAACCGCGGGCTTAAGCTGCACGGCTACGGCGGGGRCGTCMCCSCCCCSYGGCCGCMGACCYATCCTTCCCMGGKGGGCACTGCCCYGCCGCGCTTTAGGCTCGATGCGCAGCTGGTAGAGGCTGCCACCGCCGCAGGTGCCACGCTTATATCCGGTACCCCCGCGAGCGCCCCGGTCATGGAGGGCAACCGGGTGACCTCGTTTCGCATCGGCGAGCAGATTATTCGGCCGAAATGGCTCATCGTGGCCGATGGCGTGCGTTCTACCTTTGGCAAGCAATTGGGCCGCACCTGGCACCGCGATGAGGTCTATGGCATCGCCGCGCGCTCCTATGCCGCCTCCCCTCAGGCAACCGAGCCGTGGATGCACTCGCACGTGGAATTAAAAGACGAAGACGATTCCGTCCAGCCCGGCTACGGCTGGATTTTCCCGTTGGGCGCAGAGCTTGGGCAGGTCAATATCGGCGTCGGTGCGCTATCGACCGCACAGCGGCCGGCCAAGATTAATACCAAAAAGTTGCTGGAGTTCTACGCCGCCCAGCAGCGCGCGGAGTGGGGCCTTGGGGACATCGAGCATGTCACCTCTGCCCTGCTGCCCATGGGCGGGGCGGTCTCTAATGTGGCGGGGGCCAATTGGRTGCTCATTGGTGATGCCGCCGCGTGCGTCAACCCCTTAAACGGCGAGGGCATCGACTACGGCCTCGAGACCGCAGCGCTCGCGATGGGCATGCTCGGGCCGAAGGATTTCACCCTCGCGTGGCCGGCCACCCTGCGCGAGCACTATGGCGAATCCTTCCTGCTTGCGCGCACGGCCGCCCGCCTGTTGACCTACCCGCAATTCCTGCCCGTGGCGGGCCCATTAGCACTGCGCGGTCCGGTGGGCCGCTTGCTGATGCCCGCTGCCGCACGCCTCATGGGCAACCTCATCACGGAGGAAGACCGCGACCTTATCGCCCGCCTGTGGCGCACGGCGGGCCGCAGCATAGGGGCCGTCCGGCGCGATACGCCCCTGTGGGCCTCCACCGCGGCGGTCTAGGAGGGCTGTAAGGGGTTTACTTCAGGGCATCGGCAAGCGGCTTCGTTGCCGAGTGCAAGGCGACGATGCCCAGGGTGAGGTTTTGCCAGCCCGCGTCGGCCCAGCCATTGCGGTTGATGGCCGCCGCCAACTCCTCTTGTCCAGGCCAAGCGCGGATGGATTCCGCGAGGTAAATATAGGCATCCGGGTTGGAGGAGACCACGCGCGCAACCGGGGGCAGCAGGCGCATGAGGTATTCCTTGTACACGGTGCCGAATACCGGGACGATGGGGGTGGAAAATTCCGCCACCGCCAGGCGCCCGCCCGGCTTGGTCACGCGCGCCATTTCCCGCAGCCCCAGCTCGTAATCGTGGATATTGCGCAGGCCATAGGAGATGGTGACGGCGTCAAACGTATTATCCGCAAAGGGCAATTTCATGCCATCGCCGGCCACCTTGGGTACGTCGCGCTCGCGTCCGGCGGCGAGCATGCCGCGCGAAAAATCGCAGGCTACGCACCACGCGCCGGATTTGGACAGCTCTTCTGTGGATACCGCGGTTCCGGCCGCGAGGTCGAGGACCTTCTCCCCCGGCTGCAGGTTAAGGCGCTCGCGGGTGCGCTTGCGCCAGCGCTTGTCCTGTCCAAAGGACAAGACGGTATTGGTGAGGTCGTATTTTTCGCCGACGGCGTCAAACATGCGCGCGACGTCGAAGGGCTTTTTATCCAGATCTGCCTTAGACACAAATGCCTAGTCTAGGCTACGCGCGCCCCAAGGGCACGAGCCGCCCACCGCGGCAGCTCTGGGCGCTGCCCCAAAATGGTCAGCGGCACCCGGCGGGTATCTTCCAGCACCTCTTCGTAATAGCCCACCAGCTGCTCGCACAGCGCGGTCCACGTCTTCGAAGAAATGGAGGCGCGGGCATTATCCCGCAACTCCGCATGGATCTCTGGGTTTAAGAGCGCATCGACGGCATTGGGCAGGTCATCGACAAAGCTATCCACGTCTAAGAGCAGGCCGTTATAGCCTTCTTGGATAAGGTCCACGGGCCCGCCTGCCCGCGGGCCGATGGTGGGCACGCCAGAGGCTTGGGCCTCCTGGATGGACTGGCAGAAGGTTTCAAATTCGCCGGCGTGCACAAAGACATCGAGCGAGGCATAGGCCTGAGCCAGCTCCTCACCGCTGAGCGCGCCGGTGAACACGGCGTTGGGAAGCTGTGCCTCCAATAGCGGGCGCTCGGGGCCGTCACCGACGATGACCAGCTGAATATCCTCGCGGCCATTAAGCGCGGACAACCGGTGCACGCCCTTTTCCGCGGCCAAGCGGCCGACGAAGCCGACGATGTTTTTCTTTCCACTGCGGTCCCAGCTGCGGCGCAGGCTAGCCGAGCGCTTTTGGGGATGGAAAAGCTCGGTATTGACGCCGCGGCCCCAATGGCGCACGTGCTTGATGTGGTGTTTTTCCAAATCCCGGATGGTCAGCGAGGACGGCGCCAAGGTCATCTGGCAGGAGTTGTGGATCGTGCGCAGCCACTCCCACACAGCGTAAGCCAAGGCGGAGGCGTGGTACTTGGTGGCGAATCCTGCGACATCGGTTTGGTAGAGCGCCACTGCCGGAATGCGCTGTKGGCGGGCCRAAAATGCGCCCGCCGCACCCAGCACAAACGGGCTAGCTAGGTGGATGATATCGGGCTTGAACTTCCGCAGCGCATCATCCACGGCCGTGGTCGGCACGCCCACCGGCAACGAATCCACCAGCGGCACGCGCACGGTGGGCACGCGGTAAATGGGAAAGCCCAAGTAATCAGGGATTTCTTCTTGGCCCTCGCGGGCACCGGGGGCGATGACAATCGCATCGTGTCCGGTTTCTTGCAGGTGCTCCAAAACGCGCAGCACCGAGTTTGTCACGCCATTGACATTGGGGAGGAACGATTCAGCCACGATTGCAACTCGCATGCCACCATAATGACCTATTTTCCTTGGCCTTTGGTGAATCCAATGAAAAATCTGGGTAAATTATTTTTCAGCCCGATTTTCAGCGCGGCGGGTGGTCACGGTAATAAGCCGCCACAGCCCCACGGCGGCAAGCGTAGACACAACCGCCACGGATAGCGCCGGTATGACCGCCAAGGTCCACTCGCGGCCTTCTACCTTCACCAAATCCGGATTATCCTCGGCATACTGCACCCATACCTGCTGGCCCTCGCCCAAGTCCGTGGGATAGAGCAAGCCTTGCCGCGGGGAATGATAGATCCCGTCGCTATCTTGAAAATCCACGGTGGTGCGCAGCGCGCCGACGTCCTTGACCGTTGCCAAAGCCCGGCTAGGCTGCGCGGAAATGGCGCGGTCATTGAGGAGGGGGCCTACCACCAGGCCCACCGAGCCCACGATCAGCGCCACGTAGATGGCCAGCACGAGCTGGTGCAGCCGACGCCGAACAACCGCGGGCCTATAGCGCGGGGCCACTTACTGGCCCACCTTCTGCGTGAGCTTATCCTGCAGCGCCCGGCGCGTGGCACGGGTGGTCTGCGCCTCCACGATGGTGATGCCCGTGGAGTATTCCTTAAGCTCTGCCAGGGTATCCAGCAGCTCCTGCGGGGTGGTCACCAGACGGTAGTCTGCGTCATAAGCCTCTGCCAGCTTGTCGATGCCCACCCCATGCGGCGTTCCAAAGGCCGGCTCGAAGGCATCGCGAAGCGCGGGCGCGCCTTGTTCCAGGGTTTCAAAGATGCCGCCGCCATTGTCATTGGCCACCACGATGGTGAGGTTCTCTGGCCGCGGCTGGTCCTCCGGGATCAGCAGCCCGTTGGCATCGTGCAAAAAGGTCACATCCCCTACCAGGGCCATCACGCGTGGGGCGCGCCAATTAGTGGGATCCAGCGATTGCGTGGCCAGGGCCACGCCGATGGCTTGGGAGACGGTGCCATCGATGCCCGCCACCCCGCGCGGGGCGTAGGTATCCACGCCGTCAAAGGGCAGCCCGATGAGGGAGGCATCGCGCACCGGATTCGAGGCGCCGAGCACCACCGTGTCATTGACCGCGAGCGTATCGCCTACCGCCGCCGCTACGTGCAGGCCGGTGAACCCGAGTTCTTCATCCTCCAGGGTTGTGCGCACGGCCTCGCCGACCATGTCGGTCGCGCCTTGGCAGATCTTGAGCCACTCGCGGCTTGGCTCCCCGGTGGTCTTGACGGTGGTGCCAAGGCGCGCGTTATCCCCGCGCTGGTTGGTAAAGTCCGCCGTGCGCGAGAGCACCACCAGCTCGATATCCGGGTCATTCATCAGCGCGAGCACGCCGCGATGCAGCGTGGGATGGCCCACCACGATGACCTGCTCGACCTTGGTATTGACCACGTAGTCATTGGCGGAGACCTGCGCCTTGCGGAAAATATGCGCCGCGGCCGGGTGCACGGGGTGGAAGGGCCCCGGCGCGGAGGGCTCCGCGATGGTCGGCACGTCTTCTAGGCCCTCGACCTCCCAGGCCTCATCGCCGGCGATAACAAGGGTATTTTTGCTCAAGTCCACCGCGACCTCGCCGTGGTCATAAAACCGCGGGGTGGCCGCGCGGGTGCCATCGCCACCTACTCGCTCCGGCAGGCTATCTCCTACCAGGGGTGCGTCAAAGGCGATATTGATGTGTACCTGGAGGTCGCGCTCAAACCGCTCTGCAATCGCGGCGATATCCTCTTCCGCATTGACCTGGGTGGTATCCGCATAGACGCCGAAGATGCCATCTTGCACGATGGTTTGGGAGGCGCCGGTGCCGATCAACCGCTCCGGGCGGTCCGCGCTGATAATGGCAAGCGGGGTATGGGAATAGTGCGCCTCAACCACCGCGGGCAGCGTATTGGCCACGGCCGTGCCGGAGGTCATCACCACCCCGACGTGGCGGTGCTGCACGCGCGCCATTCCTAAGGCGGTAAACGCAGCGCCGCGCTCATCAATGCGCGTATGCACCCGGATATCCTCGCGCGCGAGGAGGGCGAGCGACAGCGGTGCGTTGCGGGATCCCGGGCACAGCACCACATCGGTAAGGTGGCGCGCCAATTGGGCGGCCACCTGTTCAGCCAGCTGCATCGATTCATTCATGCTGCCAGATTTTACCTACTGCGGCGCAGCGGCCGGCAATCGCGCCGCGCCGCCGCCTTGCCTATAGCCGGTACCGCTGGTTAGCCCTGCTGCTGGTTGCCGCCATTGCCAAAGAGATCCCGCAAAAGGCGTTCCACGTCGAGGTCATCGCCTTCTTCCAGGCGGTCCTGAATTTCCGGTGGCAGCTCGGTAGGAATATCTTCGGGGAGATCGTCTTGCAGATTCGGCAGATTGCGCAGGCGCTCAGAAATACCAGGGCCCGCATCCTCGGTCTCGGTCACTGTGGTGGGCACCTGCGTGGTGGTGGTTTCCGTCACCGGTTCTGGCGCGGGCTTATCGGCATCGCTCGCGGCATTGCGCCACAAGAAGAACAGGGCGCCCGCCGCCAGGATGGCAACGACGGCGATGGCGGCAAAGACCCCGGCCATCCCGCCGTTTTTCTTCTTTCCCCTGCCGCGCTGGTCCGGGTCATAGTCCGACGGCACCGGCTCATACTGCTGCTGGGCGTATTGTTGCTGGCCATACTGCCCACCGGGCTGCTGATAGTTTTGTTGGTAATTCTGCTGGTAATCGGCGTTCGCGTCGAATTGCCGCGTCTCATTCTGCGGCTGCTGCGCGCCCGGGAAATACTGCTGTGGGCGCTGGCTGCGGGCATTACCGCCCGCATTATCTGGGACGCGGCCTATCTGGCGCGTGGCATCCTCGGCCGGGCCAGACCACTGGCGGGTCTCGTCAGTGCCGCGCCCMTCATCATGAGAGCCTTTTCGGCCATTGGAACCGTTTTCACCAAAGCCATTATTTKTCATGCCTACCAGATGTACATCATTTTCCTGTGAGATCCCAGGGAATCTCCCAGATGCCAGCGTTGGACCGAGGGGAGATGCTAGCTCTGCAGCTGGCGCGCCCGCAGCGCCCGTCCGGTCGCGGTATCTTCCGCGGCCAGCTGGCTTGGGGTGGCATCCGCGATGATCTGCCCGCCGTCCGCACCGGCGCCGGGGCCCATTTCAATGATGCGGTCCGCGCTCGCTAGAACGTTGAGATCGTGCTCGATGACGATCACGGTATGCCCGGCATCGACAAGCTTGTGCAGCTCCGCATTGAGCAGGGCAATATCGGCTGGGTGCAGGCCGGTGGTGGGCTCATCCAGCATGTAGACCGTGTGCCCGCGCCGCGAATTGCGGGAGCGCTGCAGTTCCGTGGCGAGCTTGATGCGCTGCGCCTCGCCGCCGGAAAGCTCCGGCGCACCCTGTCCCAAGCGGAGGTAGCCCAGGCCCACGGCCTGCAGCGTGGC
This is a stretch of genomic DNA from Corynebacterium accolens. It encodes these proteins:
- a CDS encoding polyprenyl synthetase family protein, with amino-acid sequence MTHGHSHATHVDLGDPQLNERIGAGMEAVEEKLRSETDRGQDFLKDKVSHLSKAGGKRFRPMMALLASEYGAKPGCEEVIKSATVVEMVHVATLYHDDVMDEADRRRGVESANSRWNNSVAILAGDALLAHASRLMSQLDTHTVGHFADTFEELVTGQMRETIGAGEANPVDHYMAVIQEKTAVLIASAGYLGAYHSGASADHAAALYRIGGAIGMIFQIVDDVIDIFSDPKDSGKTPGTDLREGVFTLPVLYALEEDGEVGDQLRELLTGPLETDAEVERAIALLRQSGGRQRALEDINAYLRTVEEQLSVLPENSASQALRQLADYTVRRVG
- a CDS encoding glycosyltransferase family 4 protein — protein: MRVAIVAESFLPNVNGVTNSVLRVLEHLQETGHDAIVIAPGAREGQEEIPDYLGFPIYRVPTVRVPLVDSLPVGVPTTAVDDALRKFKPDIIHLASPFVLGAAGAFXARXQRIPAVALYQTDVAGFATKYHASALAYAVWEWLRTIHNSCQMTLAPSSLTIRDLEKHHIKHVRHWGRGVNTELFHPQKRSASLRRSWDRSGKKNIVGFVGRLAAEKGVHRLSALNGREDIQLVIVGDGPERPLLEAQLPNAVFTGALSGEELAQAYASLDVFVHAGEFETFCQSIQEAQASGVPTIGPRAGGPVDLIQEGYNGLLLDVDSFVDDLPNAVDALLNPEIHAELRDNARASISSKTWTALCEQLVGYYEEVLEDTRRVPLTILGQRPELPRWAARALGARVA
- a CDS encoding ABC transporter substrate-binding protein — translated: MSEIMFNKKRLLSSMAAAVAIALSLSACSAAENDDSKGGPGNESVSHSGERFGTADEETAKLGTDAEPGQFPRTIKHANGETEIKEKPERVVVLDMGELDSVLSLGIKPVGMVTSKGANPVPDYLADKVKDVPSVGTIQEVNVEKIAELKPDLIVGSQLRVDDLYGQLSDIAPTVLAIRPGYPWKEDFRLIGDALGEEEKTVDILNDYADTLAEIKEKMPKDTTVSMLRFMPDKIRLYANKSLIGVILRDAGLARPENQDIDELAAEISPESISEADGDYLFYSSYGDPSATGEDKIVESEQFKNLSAVKEGKAFRVSDDLWFLGLGPTGAKKIAEELVEYLDVK
- a CDS encoding geranylgeranyl reductase family protein; the encoded protein is MIVPMSEQIDSPRPVEVAIIGAGPAGAAAAIHAARAGYETILIDSATFPRDKTCGDGLTPRAMHQLDKLGITINAVYRNRGLKLHGYGGXVXXPXPXTXPSXXGTAXPRFRLDAQLVEAATAAGATLISGTPASAPVMEGNRVTSFRIGEQIIRPKWLIVADGVRSTFGKQLGRTWHRDEVYGIAARSYAASPQATEPWMHSHVELKDEDDSVQPGYGWIFPLGAELGQVNIGVGALSTAQRPAKINTKKLLEFYAAQQRAEWGLGDIEHVTSALLPMGGAVSNVAGANWXLIGDAAACVNPLNGEGIDYGLETAALAMGMLGPKDFTLAWPATLREHYGESFLLARTAARLLTYPQFLPVAGPLALRGPVGRLLMPAAARLMGNLITEEDRDLIARLWRTAGRSIGAVRRDTPLWASTAAV
- a CDS encoding FecCD family ABC transporter permease codes for the protein MRTTDLNATRAATTSVRTIAARYRRRETIVLFVGVAAVLLAAVVALTYPGAGLDRVSAWQALIHPDSGFGTTVIYEWRLPRVTAAIVVGAGLAIAGTLFQTVTRNPLGSPDIIGFNTGAYTGVIVVSYLGFSSFINVALGAVVGGGITALIIVVLALHRQVSGMRLILVGIGVSLTLSAVNRYLILSADLDTAMAAATWAAGSLNGIEWIFVGPAAIVLALIIVLTFTLRSRCEALELADDTAYSLSLNVTRTRLVLVFLSALLTALCTALAGPISFVALAAPHLTRFLTGGQRVSLPAGALIGATLLLVCDIIGQQLFHPTMLPVGVVTVTLGGTYLIILMLFAHRTYRR
- a CDS encoding FecCD family ABC transporter permease; amino-acid sequence: MVLLIVLSLFIGAQSFTPSEIVAGLRGGPGSSTAGDILYERRIPRTVAAILAGTGLAVAGCILQIITRXPLADTGVFGMNAGAAFAAALALSVFGLSSPLAFTAAALIGAGGTMLLVARLGRDISGAIDPLRIVLAGVALSAVFEGLSEGMSLLDPQAFARIKAWMVGSMDIASTTPLYLMGCGLAVAAVMLVFLAPRLTVLPLGEHAAEALGINVAQTRALALFVVSLLAATTTAAVGVLAFVGMLVPHLVRQVGITNERDQIWISGLIGPNLLLFADIIGRLILPGELPAGVTVAIIGAPFLIFLAQRKQVVL
- a CDS encoding demethylmenaquinone methyltransferase, producing MSKADLDKKPFDVARMFDAVGEKYDLTNTVLSFGQDKRWRKRTRERLNLQPGEKVLDLAAGTAVSTEELSKSGAWCVACDFSRGMLAAGRERDVPKVAGDGMKLPFADNTFDAVTISYGLRNIHDYELGLREMARVTKPGGRLAVAEFSTPIVPVFGTVYKEYLMRLLPPVARVVSSNPDAYIYLAESIRAWPGQEELAAAINRNGWADAGWQNLTLGIVALHSATKPLADALK
- a CDS encoding ABC transporter ATP-binding protein encodes the protein MAFPDSDSDGDIAVAVQGATVTYGDFTAVNNVSVDFPRGKFTCIIGPNGCGKSTLLRAMARVLPTEAGTISLENKAIDSFGRKELSRRIALMAQDAIAPEHLTVTELVARGRFAHLGALGQRSSQDFDKVSQAISTVELDSLADRRMNELSGGQRQRAWLAMALAQDTPVLLLDEPTTFLDLGYQHDLLTLVRNLSENEDKTVIAVVHDLQQAIRFADHLVAMQSGQLVAHGNPVDIITSELIEHLYGLPVEVTKAGQQGRTVIIPD